The following are encoded together in the Anaerostipes caccae L1-92 genome:
- a CDS encoding aminotransferase class I/II-fold pyridoxal phosphate-dependent enzyme — translation MDQLKEYYKELGVSGEVYDYAKNIESSLSERFAEFDAVAEFNQLKVLKAMKKNRISEAHLGGTTGYGYDDIGREAIEGVYADIFQTEDALVRPQITCGTHALGLALSANLRPGDEVMSPVGKPYDTLEEVIGIRPSKGSLAEYGITYAQADLKQDGSFDYDAIKKAINERTKLVTIQRSKGYATRPTLSVGRIGELISFVKDIKPSVIVMVDNCYGEFVEETEPSQAGADLVVGSLIKNPGGGLAPIGGYICGKKELIEQCAYRLTTPGLGKEVGASLGVNRQFLQGLFLAPTVVNSALKGAVFAANLYESLGFKVVPDGKESRHDIIQAVEFNDPEKLKAFCQGIQAASPVDSYVTPEPWDMPGYDSQVIMAAGAFVSGSSIELSADGPMKPPYAAYFQGGLTYPHAKYGITMSLQRMAEKGLVRL, via the coding sequence ATGGATCAGTTAAAAGAATACTATAAAGAACTAGGTGTGTCCGGAGAAGTATATGACTATGCAAAGAACATTGAGTCATCGCTTTCCGAGAGATTTGCAGAATTTGATGCAGTGGCAGAATTTAATCAGCTGAAAGTGCTGAAGGCTATGAAGAAGAACCGCATTTCAGAGGCACATCTCGGAGGAACCACGGGATACGGATATGATGATATCGGGAGAGAGGCGATCGAGGGAGTTTACGCGGATATCTTTCAAACTGAGGATGCCCTGGTACGCCCGCAGATTACCTGCGGCACCCACGCTTTAGGACTGGCACTGAGCGCAAATTTAAGACCGGGCGATGAAGTCATGTCTCCGGTCGGAAAGCCTTATGACACATTGGAAGAAGTGATCGGCATACGGCCTTCCAAAGGCTCTCTGGCTGAGTATGGAATCACCTATGCCCAGGCGGACCTGAAGCAGGACGGCTCTTTTGACTATGATGCCATAAAAAAAGCCATAAACGAAAGGACGAAACTGGTCACGATCCAGAGGTCCAAAGGCTATGCCACCCGGCCGACACTTTCTGTCGGGAGGATCGGGGAACTGATCTCATTCGTAAAGGATATAAAGCCGTCAGTCATTGTCATGGTGGACAACTGCTATGGAGAATTTGTCGAGGAGACAGAGCCGTCCCAGGCAGGAGCAGACTTAGTCGTTGGCTCGCTCATCAAAAATCCGGGAGGAGGGCTGGCACCGATCGGAGGTTATATCTGCGGAAAGAAGGAGTTGATCGAGCAGTGTGCATACAGACTGACGACACCCGGACTCGGAAAAGAAGTTGGGGCATCTCTGGGAGTCAACCGCCAGTTCCTGCAGGGATTGTTTCTCGCGCCCACAGTGGTGAACAGCGCCCTGAAAGGAGCCGTATTTGCGGCCAACCTGTATGAAAGTCTCGGGTTTAAAGTGGTCCCTGACGGAAAGGAGAGCCGTCACGACATCATTCAGGCGGTAGAGTTCAATGACCCTGAAAAGCTGAAAGCTTTCTGTCAGGGAATCCAGGCGGCTTCTCCGGTGGACAGCTATGTAACTCCGGAGCCGTGGGATATGCCGGGCTATGACAGCCAGGTCATTATGGCAGCAGGGGCATTTGTCTCAGGCTCCTCCATCGAACTCAGTGCAGACGGCCCGATGAAGCCTCCGTATGCAGCCTATTTCCAGGGGGGACTTACCTATCCCCATGCCAAGTACGGGATTACAATGTCTCTTCAGCGGATGGCGGAAAAAGGGCTTGTGCGGCTGTGA
- the cdd gene encoding cytidine deaminase has product MNDQDLLALAKRAREFAYAPYSGFLVGAALLCKDGTVFTGCNVENASYGAAICAERNAVSTAVAAGYREFESIAIAAEGDGCVYPCGICLQVLNEFSKDLRVICQDGDDFRSFPLKELLPKGFDSL; this is encoded by the coding sequence ATGAACGATCAAGATTTGCTGGCTCTGGCGAAACGGGCCCGGGAGTTTGCTTATGCGCCCTATTCCGGGTTTTTGGTTGGCGCGGCTCTTTTGTGTAAGGACGGGACCGTCTTTACCGGGTGTAATGTGGAGAATGCCTCTTACGGCGCGGCGATTTGTGCGGAGCGCAATGCCGTGAGTACAGCCGTGGCTGCGGGATACAGGGAGTTTGAATCCATCGCCATTGCGGCAGAGGGAGACGGATGTGTTTATCCGTGCGGCATTTGTCTGCAGGTGCTGAACGAATTTTCGAAGGATCTGCGGGTGATCTGTCAGGACGGAGATGACTTCCGGAGTTTCCCACTGAAAGAACTTCTGCCGAAAGGATTTGACAGCCTATGA
- the mutL gene encoding DNA mismatch repair endonuclease MutL, with product MAEIQLLDQKTIDNIAAGEVIERPASVVKELVENAIDAKATAVTVEIRDGGMTLMRVTDNGCGIPKEEVRTAFLRHATSKIRTVEDLVSVSSLGFRGEALSSISAVGQVEVITKTAGAFSGVSYKIFGGEEQGLDEIGAPDGTTFLVRNLFYNTPARRKFLKSPVTEAGYVEQIMVHMALSHPDIAFKFIHNSKNKMYTSGNGNVKDIIYHLYGRDVAGALLPISLKGPTVSVDGYVGKPFISRGNRNYESYFINGRYIKSKIIYKAIEDGYKTFTMAHKYPFVCLNIEVEPELLDVNVHPTKMEIRFRNEKELYELLASGIKETLSHREMIPKAELGKQKKEAKPVLPEKMPEPFEQVRREERHEEKAAEYTAPEIPAGPQGTLKKYAAKPEAKKSVFAGVNYRNDDGKEDLQQMTLNETSLLDEEAKPDRKVIGQLFKTYWLIEYEDQLFIMDQHAAHEKVNYEKLMKSFREKKIYSQGVEPPYVVTLSMAEAKVLEETKDIFQELGFTIEAFGGNEFCIRQVPANLYGLKEKELFMELLDSLTADGVKKDPEMITDKIASMACKMSAKGNQRMSLPEVRNLLDLLMECENPYTCPHGRPTMIKMSKYEIEKKFKRII from the coding sequence ATGGCAGAAATTCAGTTATTGGATCAGAAGACAATCGACAATATTGCGGCCGGGGAAGTGATCGAGAGGCCGGCTTCCGTGGTCAAGGAGCTGGTGGAAAATGCCATCGATGCAAAAGCCACAGCGGTTACCGTTGAGATCAGAGACGGCGGCATGACTCTTATGAGGGTGACGGACAACGGGTGCGGTATTCCGAAAGAGGAAGTGAGGACAGCGTTTCTGCGCCACGCGACGAGCAAGATACGCACCGTGGAGGACCTGGTATCCGTCTCATCCCTGGGATTCCGCGGAGAGGCACTCTCAAGCATCAGCGCGGTCGGACAGGTGGAAGTCATCACCAAAACCGCGGGGGCTTTTTCCGGAGTTTCTTATAAGATTTTTGGCGGAGAAGAACAGGGACTTGATGAGATCGGCGCTCCGGACGGGACGACATTTCTTGTGCGCAATCTGTTTTACAATACGCCGGCCAGACGGAAATTTCTGAAAAGTCCGGTGACCGAGGCGGGATACGTAGAACAGATTATGGTGCATATGGCATTGAGCCACCCGGATATTGCGTTTAAATTTATTCATAACAGCAAGAATAAGATGTATACGTCGGGAAATGGAAATGTAAAAGATATCATTTACCATTTATATGGCAGAGATGTGGCGGGAGCTCTCCTGCCGATTTCGTTAAAGGGGCCGACGGTCAGTGTGGACGGGTATGTGGGAAAACCATTTATCTCCCGCGGGAACCGGAATTATGAGAGTTATTTTATAAACGGCAGGTATATTAAGAGCAAAATTATCTATAAAGCCATTGAGGATGGGTATAAAACGTTCACCATGGCCCACAAGTATCCGTTCGTATGCCTGAACATAGAAGTGGAGCCGGAACTTCTGGACGTCAATGTACATCCGACAAAGATGGAGATCCGTTTCCGCAACGAAAAAGAACTGTATGAGCTTTTGGCGTCGGGCATTAAGGAGACGCTGTCTCACAGAGAGATGATACCGAAAGCAGAGCTCGGAAAGCAGAAGAAAGAAGCAAAGCCTGTGCTTCCGGAAAAAATGCCGGAGCCCTTTGAACAGGTGAGAAGAGAAGAGCGTCACGAGGAGAAAGCAGCAGAATATACTGCTCCCGAAATTCCGGCCGGACCACAGGGGACTCTGAAGAAATATGCTGCGAAACCAGAGGCAAAGAAGTCTGTTTTTGCCGGAGTCAATTATAGAAACGATGACGGGAAAGAAGATTTACAGCAGATGACACTCAATGAAACCTCTCTTCTGGATGAGGAGGCAAAGCCGGACCGGAAAGTGATTGGACAGCTTTTTAAGACTTACTGGCTGATCGAGTACGAAGACCAGCTGTTTATCATGGACCAGCATGCGGCACATGAGAAAGTGAATTATGAAAAGCTCATGAAGAGCTTCAGAGAAAAAAAGATTTACAGCCAGGGAGTGGAGCCGCCCTACGTGGTAACGCTGTCTATGGCAGAGGCAAAAGTGCTCGAAGAGACAAAAGACATCTTTCAGGAACTCGGATTTACGATCGAGGCGTTCGGAGGCAATGAGTTCTGTATCCGGCAGGTGCCCGCAAATTTATACGGCCTGAAAGAGAAAGAACTGTTTATGGAGCTTTTGGACTCTCTCACCGCGGATGGGGTGAAAAAAGATCCGGAGATGATCACGGATAAGATCGCTTCCATGGCATGCAAAATGTCGGCGAAAGGAAACCAGAGAATGTCTCTTCCGGAGGTGAGAAATCTTTTAGACCTACTGATGGAGTGTGAAAATCCGTATACATGTCCCCATGGGCGGCCGACGATGATCAAGATGAGCAAGTATGAAATAGAGAAAAAATTCAAGAGAATAATATGA
- the mutS gene encoding DNA mismatch repair protein MutS → MAKLTPMMEQYMAIKEQNQDCILFYRLGDFYEMFFDDALTASRELEITLTGKNCGMEERAPMCGVPFHAVDSYLNKLVEKGYKVAICEQVEDPKQTKGIVKREVIRIVTPGTNISQQSLEDEKNNYLMCIFCSDDSFGLSVVDVTTGDFRTTSMDELHKVVDEIFKFAPAEIICNDAFMISGVDIEFIKDKLGVSVSNIDHYYFDEEQGEAAIKSQFHVGNLNGLGLSDHPMGKIATGALLLYLHETQKNALNHLMSVSPYETSEYMIIDSSSRRNLELCETLRDKKKKGSLLGVLDKTKTAMGARLLRSMIEQPLIDRVKIEERYDALTSLTKQAIAREEIREYLNPVYDLERLMTKVSYQTINPRDMIALKVSLQWLPPIKTILEECGDSLLSGLREDLDTLEDVAGLLEDAILEEPPIAVKEGGIIKDGFSEQIDQLKRAKTDGKQWLMQLEERERRATGIKTLKVKFNKVFGYYLDVTNSYKDKVPEHYIRKQTLTNSERYTTEELNKLADTILGAEDRLCALEYETFASIRETLAGEMERIKKTAGVIAYLDVLCSLACVAEQNGYVRPKLNTKGLIDIKEGRHPVVEQMMSNDMFISNDTYLDSKRHRVSIITGPNMAGKSTYMRQSALIVLMAQIGSFVPAQKANIGIVDRIFTRVGASDDLASGQSTFMVEMSEVANILRNATKDSLLILDEIGRGTSTYDGLSIAWAVVEYISNPKLLGAKTLFATHYHELTELEGKIGSVNNYCIAVKEQGDNIVFLRKIVKGGADKSYGIQVAKLAGVPDMVIQRAKEIVSELSDSDIVSQAQKIQVSSEPQQLSLFANDSEPMMEHPFMAEIRKKDLSSMTPLEALNYLYILQNRLREEE, encoded by the coding sequence ATGGCTAAATTAACTCCAATGATGGAACAATATATGGCGATCAAAGAACAGAATCAGGACTGCATTCTGTTTTACAGGCTGGGAGATTTTTATGAGATGTTCTTTGACGATGCACTGACGGCTTCCAGGGAACTGGAGATCACACTGACCGGAAAAAACTGCGGCATGGAAGAACGGGCCCCCATGTGCGGAGTCCCGTTCCATGCGGTGGATTCCTATCTCAATAAACTGGTGGAGAAGGGATATAAAGTTGCGATCTGTGAGCAGGTGGAGGACCCGAAACAGACGAAAGGGATCGTAAAGAGAGAGGTCATCAGGATCGTGACTCCGGGAACAAATATTTCCCAGCAGAGTCTGGAAGACGAGAAGAACAATTATCTCATGTGTATTTTCTGCAGCGACGACAGTTTCGGACTGTCTGTGGTGGATGTGACCACGGGAGATTTTCGTACCACATCCATGGATGAACTCCACAAAGTTGTGGATGAGATCTTTAAGTTCGCCCCTGCCGAGATCATATGCAATGACGCATTTATGATCAGCGGTGTGGACATAGAATTTATAAAAGATAAGCTGGGCGTCTCTGTTTCCAATATTGACCATTATTATTTTGACGAAGAACAGGGGGAGGCCGCCATCAAATCCCAGTTCCATGTGGGTAATTTAAACGGTCTGGGCCTTTCAGACCATCCTATGGGAAAGATTGCCACAGGAGCGCTTCTTTTATATCTGCATGAGACTCAGAAAAATGCGTTAAATCATCTGATGTCCGTCTCTCCGTATGAGACAAGTGAATATATGATCATCGACAGTTCCAGCCGGAGGAATCTGGAACTGTGCGAGACGCTGAGGGACAAAAAGAAGAAAGGTTCCCTTCTGGGCGTGCTGGATAAGACGAAAACGGCCATGGGAGCCAGGCTTCTGCGCAGTATGATCGAGCAGCCTCTGATCGACCGAGTAAAGATCGAGGAGAGGTATGATGCGCTGACGTCACTTACCAAACAGGCCATTGCCCGGGAAGAGATCAGGGAATACCTGAATCCGGTCTATGATCTGGAGCGTCTGATGACAAAGGTCAGCTATCAAACAATAAATCCAAGAGATATGATCGCCCTGAAAGTATCACTCCAGTGGCTTCCGCCGATTAAGACGATTCTTGAAGAATGCGGTGACAGCCTGCTGTCCGGCCTCAGAGAAGATTTGGATACGCTGGAGGACGTGGCAGGACTTTTGGAGGATGCCATACTGGAGGAGCCTCCGATCGCAGTCAAAGAAGGGGGCATTATCAAGGATGGTTTTTCTGAACAGATCGATCAGTTAAAGCGCGCCAAGACAGACGGCAAACAGTGGCTGATGCAGCTGGAAGAACGGGAGAGGCGCGCTACCGGAATCAAAACCCTGAAGGTCAAATTCAATAAGGTGTTCGGATATTATCTGGATGTGACCAATTCCTACAAAGACAAGGTGCCGGAACATTACATAAGGAAACAGACGCTCACCAACTCTGAGAGATATACAACGGAGGAGCTGAACAAGCTGGCAGACACGATTCTCGGGGCTGAGGACAGGCTGTGTGCGCTGGAATATGAGACCTTTGCGTCTATCAGGGAAACTCTGGCAGGAGAAATGGAGCGGATCAAGAAAACCGCGGGAGTCATCGCATATCTGGACGTACTCTGCTCCCTTGCCTGTGTGGCAGAACAGAACGGTTATGTGAGACCGAAACTGAACACAAAGGGCCTGATCGATATCAAAGAGGGCCGGCATCCTGTGGTAGAGCAGATGATGTCCAATGATATGTTTATTTCCAATGACACGTATCTGGACAGTAAACGGCACCGGGTTTCCATCATCACCGGGCCCAATATGGCAGGTAAATCGACTTACATGAGACAGTCGGCGCTGATCGTTCTCATGGCCCAGATAGGCTCCTTTGTGCCGGCCCAAAAAGCCAACATCGGCATTGTGGACAGGATCTTTACCCGGGTGGGTGCCTCTGACGATCTTGCCAGCGGACAGAGTACCTTTATGGTGGAGATGAGCGAGGTGGCGAATATTTTAAGGAATGCCACCAAGGACAGCCTGCTGATTTTGGATGAGATCGGCCGGGGCACCAGCACTTATGACGGTCTGAGCATTGCATGGGCCGTGGTGGAGTACATCAGCAATCCTAAGCTTTTAGGTGCCAAGACTCTGTTTGCCACCCATTACCATGAACTCACGGAGCTGGAGGGCAAAATCGGCAGTGTCAATAACTACTGCATCGCCGTAAAAGAACAGGGTGACAACATTGTATTTTTAAGAAAGATTGTGAAAGGCGGAGCAGATAAAAGCTACGGCATTCAGGTCGCCAAACTTGCAGGAGTGCCGGATATGGTCATTCAGAGGGCAAAAGAGATCGTGTCGGAGTTAAGCGACAGTGATATTGTTTCCCAGGCACAGAAAATTCAGGTGAGCAGTGAGCCCCAGCAGCTTTCCCTGTTTGCAAATGACAGTGAGCCGATGATGGAGCACCCGTTTATGGCGGAGATTCGGAAAAAGGATCTGTCTTCCATGACACCGCTGGAAGCGTTAAACTATTTGTATATTCTGCAGAACAGGCTTAGAGAAGAGGAATAG
- the miaA gene encoding tRNA (adenosine(37)-N6)-dimethylallyltransferase MiaA translates to MKPMIILTGPTAAGKTELSIKLAEAVGGEIISADSMQVYKKMNIGTAKIMPEEMDGIPHYLVDELEPDEEFHVVRFQQMAKRAAEKIYEKGKIPIVVGGTGFYIQALLYDIDFSEEDADRGYRDRLKKLAEEKGNGYLHRMLAEVDPESAQAVHENNIKRVIRALEFYEKTGTKISMHNEQERTKESRYNFVYFVLTHERKILYDRINQRVDRMIEAGLIDEVRQLACEGYTKDMVSMQGIGYKEVFDYLEGKQDLAETAERIKKDTRHFAKRQLTWFRREKEVTMINRQDYRMEDEILAFMLEKIREKGIWDGSVKRIL, encoded by the coding sequence ATGAAGCCGATGATCATATTGACCGGGCCCACGGCAGCGGGGAAGACAGAGCTGTCCATCAAACTGGCAGAGGCAGTCGGCGGAGAGATCATTTCCGCCGATTCCATGCAGGTCTACAAAAAAATGAACATTGGGACTGCAAAGATCATGCCGGAGGAGATGGATGGAATCCCGCATTATCTGGTAGATGAATTGGAACCGGATGAGGAGTTTCATGTAGTCCGGTTTCAGCAGATGGCGAAACGGGCGGCAGAGAAGATTTATGAAAAAGGGAAGATTCCAATCGTCGTCGGCGGAACCGGTTTTTATATTCAGGCTCTTTTATATGATATAGATTTTTCAGAAGAGGATGCAGACCGGGGATACAGAGACAGACTGAAGAAGCTGGCAGAGGAAAAAGGAAATGGATATCTCCACCGGATGCTTGCGGAAGTTGACCCGGAATCCGCACAGGCTGTCCATGAAAATAACATAAAAAGGGTGATCCGGGCATTGGAGTTTTACGAAAAGACGGGAACCAAGATTTCCATGCACAATGAACAGGAGAGAACCAAGGAATCCCGTTATAATTTTGTCTATTTTGTCCTGACTCATGAGCGGAAGATTCTGTATGACAGAATCAACCAGCGGGTTGACCGGATGATAGAGGCAGGGCTGATCGATGAGGTCAGACAGCTTGCCTGTGAGGGGTATACAAAAGACATGGTATCCATGCAGGGGATCGGTTATAAAGAAGTTTTTGATTATCTGGAGGGGAAACAGGACCTTGCAGAGACCGCAGAGCGCATCAAAAAAGATACGAGGCACTTTGCAAAGCGGCAGCTCACGTGGTTTCGTCGGGAAAAGGAAGTCACGATGATCAACAGGCAGGATTACCGAATGGAAGATGAAATTCTGGCATTTATGCTGGAAAAAATCAGAGAGAAAGGCATATGGGATGGATCAGTTAAAAGAATACTATAA